A region from the Brassica napus cultivar Da-Ae chromosome C8, Da-Ae, whole genome shotgun sequence genome encodes:
- the LOC125592010 gene encoding uncharacterized protein LOC125592010: protein MWTGNNDGQVRQESFWDIRDTGLGSWVRRRLLQLRPIAKQFFRLEIHNGQTTRFWTDLWHPLGRLIEVAGEIETQKLGIARNALVCEVWNAGHWVFRRCRDRQMSDMILAVESHTLVDDRTGPDIALWKRGPNEFRKIFSTADTWQQIRTHSPTTAWSKVIWFSLGVPRFGFITWLAIRNKLSTGDRMRAWGLTQGCLFCGEPNESRDHLFFACPYTYTLWLEVVGTLMGRPPDPDWETTLHLLATHNFDRLAYVLLRLVFQVTIYMIWRERNDKKHHKRPRQASQLAEVIGRAVKNRLLSVKYWEKPHLRGLMQRWFHAHS, encoded by the exons ATGTGGACAGGAAACAACGATGGACAAG TGAGACAAGAGTCCTTTTGGGATATTAGAGATACTGGCCTTGGCTCCTGGGTCCGGCGAAGATTACTACAGTTGAGGCCAATTGCAAAGCAGTTCTTCCGTTTGGAGATTCATAATGGCCAGACCACGCGGTTTTGGACAGATCTATGGCACCCGCTGggtagattgattgaggttgcAGGTGAGATTGAGACTCAGAAACTGGGTATAGCGCGTAATGCTTTGGTGTGTGAAGTGTGGAATGCTGGTCATTGGGTTTTTCGTCGATGCCGAGATAGGCAAATGAGCGATATGATTCTAGCAGTCGAAAGCCACACGCTTGTTGATGATCGTACTGGTCCTGATATTGCTCTATGGAAGAGAGGACCAAACGAGTTTCGTAAGATTTTCTCTACTGCTGATACATGGCAGCAGATACGTACGCACAGTCCTACTACGGCATGGAGCAAAGTGATATGGTTTTCCTTAGGAGTACCTCGTTTTGGATTCATTACTTGGCTTGCTATAAGGAATAAATTGTCTACGGGGGATCGCATGCGTGCTTGGGGCCTCACTCAAGGATGTCTGTTCTGCGGTGAACCAAACGAGTCGCGGGATCACCTTTTCTTCGCCTGCCCCTACACTTACACGCTTTGGCTAGAGGTAGTAGGAACACTAATGGGTCGGCCCCCTGATCCAGACTGGGAAACCACGCTTCATCTTCTTGCTACACACAACTTTGATCGTCTTGCCTATGTTCTTCTGCGCCTAGTATTCCAAGTTACAATTTACATGATTTGGAGAGAGAGGAATGACAAGAAACACCATAAGAGGCCAAGACAGGCTAGCCAATTGGCTGAGGTAATTGGGAGAGCTGTGAAAAATCGGTTACTGTCAGTCAAATATTGGGAGAAACCTCATCTACGGGGCTTGATGCAGCGCTGGTTCCATGCACACTCTTAG